In one Mycobacterium heckeshornense genomic region, the following are encoded:
- a CDS encoding NAD(P)-dependent oxidoreductase, translating into MQIGFIGLGSQGRPMARRIIEAGYPTTLWARRPASLEPFADTAAKVAGSPAELAATSDLICMCVVGDADVEELADGANGLLAGAKPDSVIAVHSTVHPNTCRELAKKAAARSVSIVDAPVSGGGDAAAEGRLLVMVGGDPDVVERCRPVFETYADPVVHLGDLGSGQTTKLLNNLLFTANLATAATTLALGQALGVSPEGLTEVVSRGSGNSFALSALGGVGGLDRLAGYAGSLLQKDVRLVADLAERASAPPGAVLDAADAALSLMKHPR; encoded by the coding sequence ATGCAGATCGGGTTCATCGGTTTAGGCAGCCAGGGCAGACCCATGGCCCGACGGATCATCGAAGCAGGCTACCCGACCACGCTGTGGGCGCGCAGGCCGGCGTCGCTCGAGCCATTCGCCGACACTGCGGCCAAGGTTGCCGGCTCACCCGCCGAACTCGCCGCGACCAGCGATCTGATCTGCATGTGCGTCGTCGGTGACGCCGACGTCGAGGAACTTGCCGATGGCGCAAACGGGCTGCTGGCCGGGGCCAAACCGGACAGCGTGATCGCGGTGCACAGCACCGTGCATCCCAACACCTGCCGCGAATTGGCGAAAAAGGCCGCGGCGCGGAGTGTCTCGATTGTCGATGCGCCGGTCAGCGGTGGCGGCGACGCCGCGGCGGAAGGTCGCCTGCTGGTGATGGTCGGTGGTGACCCCGACGTGGTCGAGCGGTGCCGGCCAGTTTTTGAAACGTACGCCGATCCGGTGGTCCACCTCGGCGACCTCGGCTCCGGACAAACCACCAAGCTGCTCAACAACCTGCTGTTCACCGCCAACCTGGCCACGGCCGCTACCACGTTGGCCCTCGGACAGGCGTTGGGCGTCTCCCCCGAAGGCCTCACAGAAGTCGTTTCTCGTGGTAGCGGAAACAGTTTCGCGCTCAGCGCCCTTGGGGGTGTCGGGGGTCTCGACCGGCTGGCCGGTTATGCGGGGTCGCTGCTGCAGAAGGACGTGCGGCTGGTTGCCGACCTGGCCGAGCGAGCGTCTGCCCCACCCGGCGCTGTGCTCGACGCCGCTGACGCGGCCCTGTCCTTGATGAAACACCCGCGGTGA
- a CDS encoding alpha/beta hydrolase: MTPRPRVVVAAGVPMSALVAESEQPRAVVLALHGGGTTATYFDCPGHPSLSLLRLGAVLGFTVIALDRPGYGSSGPYLEAMTHAEQRVNLAYAAVDRILGERPRGAGLFLMAHSGGCELALRMAADDRGHQLLGIELAGTGTHYHPASREVLKAATRDHRPAGLRELLWHPEWLYPSEVRSGITNSSTAPEYEHTVVTNWARQDFPALAAQVRVPVQFSVAQYERVWRSDETALTAIAAMFSASPRFTINEQAGAGHNLSLGYTAAAYHLKVFSFVEECVVAREIPAVTDPSSADVDLEAG, translated from the coding sequence ATGACGCCGCGTCCCCGGGTGGTGGTCGCCGCCGGTGTGCCGATGTCAGCACTGGTCGCCGAATCCGAGCAACCGAGGGCTGTTGTGCTGGCCCTGCACGGAGGTGGCACCACCGCAACATATTTCGACTGCCCGGGCCACCCGTCGTTGTCGTTACTGCGGCTGGGAGCGGTGTTGGGCTTTACGGTGATCGCACTCGATCGCCCGGGCTACGGCAGCTCGGGGCCATACCTGGAGGCGATGACGCATGCCGAGCAACGGGTAAACCTCGCCTATGCGGCCGTAGACCGCATTCTCGGTGAGCGGCCACGCGGAGCCGGGTTGTTCCTGATGGCGCATTCAGGCGGATGTGAGCTGGCCCTACGGATGGCCGCCGACGATCGCGGCCACCAGCTTCTCGGTATCGAATTGGCAGGAACAGGCACGCATTATCACCCCGCCAGCCGGGAAGTTCTCAAGGCGGCAACGCGGGACCACCGCCCTGCCGGCCTACGCGAGCTGTTGTGGCATCCGGAGTGGCTGTATCCATCCGAGGTGCGTAGCGGCATCACGAATTCGTCGACGGCTCCCGAATATGAGCACACCGTGGTGACGAACTGGGCCCGCCAAGACTTTCCGGCACTCGCGGCGCAGGTTCGTGTCCCGGTCCAGTTCAGTGTCGCTCAATATGAGCGGGTCTGGCGGTCTGACGAAACGGCACTGACCGCAATCGCAGCAATGTTCTCGGCATCACCGCGCTTCACTATCAATGAGCAAGCGGGTGCGGGGCACAATCTCAGCCTGGGCTACACAGCCGCCGCTTACCACTTGAAGGTTTTTTCCTTCGTCGAGGAATGCGTGGTCGCTCGGGAGATTCCTGCGGTCACGGATCCGTCGAGCGCCGATGTCGATTTGGAGGCCGGCTAA
- a CDS encoding thiolase C-terminal domain-containing protein, with product MGVHALTGRPLPLLTHDNEFFWTSGADGTLRLQECVQCRALIHPPAPVCRYCRSHNLRVRAVSGRATLAGFTVNHRFSLPGLPAPYVVAQVAIIEDPRVRLTTNIIDCDPDELELGQPVEVVFERAEDVWLPLFRPADAAIAPLPVDEIPPERFGEHVRPMLTRDKFEDKVALTGIGMSEIGRRLMVPPLTLTVQACEAAIADAGLTFDDIDGLSTYPGGGNLGGFGEGGVTALEAALGIRPTWHNGGMETFGPGGSVIAAMLAVAGGLVRHVLCFRTLWEATYNELVKQNKQQGHIPPGGRTTSWLMPFGATSAAHTLALNAQRHMHRYGTTKETLGWIALNQRANAALNPTAIYREPLTMDDYLNARPITTPFGLYDCDVPCDGAIAVIVSAVDAARDLAKPPVLVEAVGTQIIERIDWDQSTLTHEPQVLGQAAHLWTRTSLTPQDVDVAELYDGFTMNCLSWIEALGFCGIGEAKEFLDGGKNIARDGLLPLNTHGGQLSHGRTHGMGLLHEAVSQLRGESGDRQVAGARVGVVSSGGLTPSGVLLLRADA from the coding sequence GTGGGGGTTCACGCGTTGACCGGCCGCCCATTGCCGCTGCTCACGCACGACAACGAGTTTTTCTGGACTTCGGGTGCCGACGGTACGTTGCGGTTGCAGGAGTGCGTGCAGTGCCGCGCGCTGATCCATCCCCCTGCCCCCGTCTGCCGTTACTGTCGCTCACACAATCTGCGGGTGCGCGCCGTTTCCGGTCGTGCAACGTTGGCCGGCTTCACCGTCAATCACCGGTTCAGCCTGCCCGGATTGCCGGCGCCGTATGTGGTGGCACAGGTCGCGATCATCGAGGATCCGCGAGTCCGGTTGACCACCAACATTATTGACTGTGATCCCGATGAGCTGGAGCTGGGCCAGCCGGTAGAAGTGGTCTTTGAGCGGGCCGAGGATGTGTGGCTGCCGCTGTTTCGTCCGGCAGACGCTGCCATCGCCCCACTGCCGGTCGACGAGATTCCGCCGGAGCGTTTCGGCGAACATGTCAGGCCTATGCTCACCCGCGACAAGTTCGAGGACAAGGTCGCGCTCACGGGGATCGGCATGTCCGAGATCGGTCGCCGGTTGATGGTGCCCCCGCTCACCCTTACCGTGCAGGCCTGCGAAGCTGCGATCGCCGACGCCGGCTTGACCTTCGACGACATCGACGGCCTATCAACGTACCCAGGCGGAGGCAATCTCGGTGGATTCGGGGAGGGCGGGGTGACCGCGCTCGAAGCCGCACTGGGGATCCGGCCCACGTGGCACAACGGCGGCATGGAAACCTTCGGCCCGGGTGGATCGGTGATCGCCGCGATGCTCGCGGTCGCCGGCGGACTGGTGCGACATGTGCTGTGCTTCCGGACGCTGTGGGAAGCCACCTATAACGAGCTTGTGAAACAAAACAAGCAGCAAGGCCACATTCCACCCGGTGGTCGTACGACGAGCTGGCTGATGCCCTTCGGCGCCACGTCCGCCGCGCACACCTTGGCGCTCAACGCGCAGCGGCACATGCATCGGTACGGAACGACTAAGGAGACGCTGGGCTGGATCGCATTGAACCAGCGAGCAAATGCCGCACTCAATCCGACCGCGATCTATCGCGAACCGCTCACGATGGACGACTACCTGAACGCGCGGCCTATCACGACGCCCTTTGGTCTCTACGATTGCGACGTCCCCTGCGACGGGGCGATCGCCGTCATCGTCTCCGCGGTCGACGCCGCTCGCGACCTAGCCAAACCGCCGGTGTTGGTGGAGGCGGTAGGAACGCAGATAATCGAGCGGATCGACTGGGACCAAAGCACTTTGACCCACGAACCCCAGGTGCTGGGCCAGGCAGCGCACCTGTGGACGCGCACTTCGCTGACACCACAGGACGTCGACGTCGCCGAACTATACGACGGGTTCACCATGAATTGCCTGTCCTGGATCGAGGCCCTCGGCTTCTGCGGAATCGGTGAGGCTAAGGAGTTTTTGGACGGCGGTAAGAACATCGCCCGAGACGGCCTGTTGCCGCTCAATACCCACGGCGGCCAGCTCTCGCATGGCCGCACGCATGGTATGGGTCTGCTGCACGAAGCGGTGAGCCAGCTGCGCGGCGAATCCGGTGACCGTCAGGTCGCGGGCGCACGTGTCGGTGTGGTCAGCAGTGGCGGTCTCACGCCCAGCGGCGTGCTCTTATTGCGGGCCGACGCATGA
- a CDS encoding ferredoxin produces the protein MTIRLDRTICDGFGICAKHAPKYFSLDDWGYASLTGDGTVLEEDRDAVMRALLDCPVHAIMEIGEHRPHDTRPPTSTPEDPAARLKTEANEAEWGFTR, from the coding sequence ATGACGATCCGCCTGGACCGCACCATCTGCGACGGCTTCGGCATTTGCGCCAAGCATGCGCCGAAGTACTTTTCGCTCGACGACTGGGGATACGCATCGCTTACCGGGGACGGCACCGTACTCGAGGAGGATCGCGACGCGGTCATGCGGGCGCTGCTGGACTGCCCGGTGCACGCGATCATGGAGATTGGTGAACATAGACCCCACGACACCCGGCCACCGACGAGTACTCCGGAGGATCCTGCCGCAAGGCTGAAAACCGAGGCTAATGAGGCTGAGTGGGGGTTCACGCGTTGA
- a CDS encoding NADH-ubiquinone oxidoreductase-F iron-sulfur binding region domain-containing protein produces the protein MEATTRSPVTTAPWPGSPPRLLRDQPGREDYGAYRDFGGYRPLICADDLLADIERSGLLGRGGAAFPLAVKLRAVRDNGLRSGQGTVVVANGEEGEPASIKDRWLLRHRPHLILDGLRLAAAIVAADRAYVYVSDPEASRSIEVALTELDNGALGVPVQVSMVEPGYVAGEETAAVRALNGGPVKPTDKPPRPFEEGVGGRPTLVSNVETLANLPYLQRHGSAEFRAQGTEMSPGTFLLTLSGAGRPPGLYELPFGLPFTEVLALHGVSTEQVRGVLMGGYFAGLLNRVVLDATLDYETLRGLGSGLGAGAISLLTDDCPVAVAASVLAYFDRENAGQCGSCFNGTAAMAAVAGALRDGAATTEDLARLRRWSVTLRGRGACATLDAATNMAASLLDQFPHAVERHLDNACQSCRLGVFRADRPYEVEPA, from the coding sequence ATGGAAGCCACCACGAGATCGCCTGTCACCACTGCCCCCTGGCCCGGCTCCCCGCCCCGGCTGCTGCGCGATCAGCCGGGTCGAGAAGACTACGGGGCCTACCGCGACTTCGGCGGCTATCGGCCCCTGATCTGCGCCGACGACCTGCTTGCCGACATCGAGCGCAGCGGCTTGCTGGGCCGCGGGGGTGCGGCCTTCCCTCTTGCAGTCAAGCTGCGCGCGGTGCGCGACAACGGACTACGCAGCGGGCAGGGCACGGTCGTGGTCGCGAACGGCGAAGAGGGCGAGCCCGCCTCGATCAAGGACCGCTGGCTGCTGCGCCACCGGCCACACCTGATCCTGGACGGACTGCGGTTGGCCGCGGCTATCGTGGCCGCCGACCGCGCATACGTCTATGTTTCTGACCCGGAAGCGTCGCGCAGCATCGAGGTGGCGCTAACCGAACTAGACAACGGCGCATTGGGTGTCCCGGTGCAGGTATCGATGGTTGAGCCGGGGTACGTCGCCGGCGAGGAGACCGCTGCGGTGCGCGCACTCAACGGGGGTCCGGTCAAGCCGACCGACAAGCCGCCGCGCCCGTTCGAAGAGGGCGTCGGCGGGCGACCGACCCTGGTGAGCAACGTCGAAACCCTGGCCAACCTGCCGTATCTGCAACGGCACGGCTCGGCAGAGTTTCGCGCTCAGGGCACCGAAATGTCGCCGGGCACCTTTTTGCTGACGCTCAGCGGCGCGGGACGACCCCCGGGTCTCTATGAGTTGCCTTTCGGCCTGCCTTTTACAGAAGTACTCGCGCTGCACGGTGTTTCGACTGAGCAGGTGCGGGGTGTGTTGATGGGCGGCTATTTCGCCGGCTTGCTTAACCGCGTTGTGCTCGACGCCACGTTGGACTACGAGACGCTGCGGGGGCTCGGCAGCGGGCTGGGAGCCGGCGCGATCTCGCTGCTGACTGACGACTGCCCGGTGGCGGTGGCCGCGTCGGTGTTGGCGTATTTCGACCGTGAGAACGCCGGCCAGTGCGGGTCGTGTTTCAACGGCACTGCGGCGATGGCAGCCGTCGCCGGGGCGTTGCGTGACGGTGCGGCGACTACCGAGGATCTTGCCCGACTGCGGCGCTGGTCGGTGACGCTGCGTGGTCGCGGTGCGTGTGCGACTCTCGATGCCGCTACCAACATGGCGGCCAGCCTGCTGGATCAATTTCCGCACGCGGTGGAGCGCCATCTCGATAACGCTTGCCAGTCTTGCCGTCTCGGTGTATTTCGCGCCGATCGGCCTTACGAGGTAGAACCGGCATGA
- a CDS encoding alpha/beta fold hydrolase, with protein MPALEINGGNVVYEILGESGDLIVLTPGGRFSKNVPGLRPLADALVDGGYRVLLWDRPNCGASDVQFYGQSESHMRAETLHGLLTKLGLGPCIIAGGSGGARDSMLTAMLHPELVTKLVVWNIVGGVYGTFVLGSYYVIPSILAVRGGGIEALLKVPEWRERIEENPNNKQRILNLDRDEFLKVMLRWLNAFVPKPGQTIPGVDDEMFDRITVPTLIIRGGENDWDHPKRTSLEVSCLIKGSTLIDPPWPEDAWERAAEERATGKVKHFNMFDTWVQAAPAILEFLAK; from the coding sequence GTGCCCGCTCTTGAGATCAATGGCGGTAACGTCGTATACGAGATCCTTGGTGAATCGGGCGATCTGATCGTTTTGACGCCTGGCGGCCGGTTTAGCAAGAACGTGCCCGGCCTGCGGCCATTGGCCGATGCTCTGGTCGACGGCGGCTATCGGGTATTGCTGTGGGACAGGCCGAACTGCGGTGCTTCCGATGTCCAGTTCTACGGGCAAAGCGAGTCGCACATGCGTGCCGAAACGCTGCACGGCCTGCTCACCAAGCTCGGCCTCGGGCCGTGCATCATCGCCGGCGGTTCGGGTGGCGCGCGCGATTCCATGCTGACCGCGATGCTCCACCCCGAGCTCGTCACAAAGCTCGTGGTATGGAACATCGTTGGCGGCGTGTACGGGACTTTTGTGCTGGGCTCCTACTACGTGATCCCGAGCATCCTCGCGGTCCGCGGCGGCGGAATCGAAGCACTTCTAAAAGTGCCCGAATGGCGGGAACGGATCGAGGAGAACCCGAACAACAAGCAGCGGATCCTCAACCTGGACCGCGACGAGTTCCTCAAGGTAATGTTGCGTTGGCTCAATGCCTTTGTGCCCAAGCCGGGGCAAACGATCCCCGGAGTCGACGACGAAATGTTTGACCGCATCACGGTTCCCACGCTGATCATCCGCGGCGGTGAGAACGACTGGGACCATCCCAAACGGACGTCGCTGGAGGTCAGCTGCTTGATCAAGGGCTCGACGCTCATCGACCCGCCGTGGCCGGAGGACGCCTGGGAGCGCGCAGCCGAGGAGCGTGCCACAGGAAAGGTCAAGCATTTCAACATGTTCGACACTTGGGTGCAGGCAGCGCCCGCCATCTTAGAATTCTTGGCAAAGTGA
- a CDS encoding Rieske (2Fe-2S) protein, whose protein sequence is MPVETARPRLAQGREHVVATVDEIPPGTHKLVPIGRHGVGVYNVNGTFYAIANYCPHQGGPLCSGRLRGRTVVDENAAGDAVMVRDQEYIYCPWHQWGFELATGTTAVKPEWSIRTYPVRVVGNDVLVMA, encoded by the coding sequence ATGCCCGTTGAGACCGCACGGCCCCGGCTGGCCCAGGGCCGCGAACACGTCGTTGCCACGGTGGACGAAATCCCGCCGGGCACACATAAGTTGGTGCCCATCGGACGGCACGGTGTAGGTGTGTACAACGTCAATGGCACTTTCTACGCGATCGCGAATTATTGCCCCCACCAAGGTGGCCCGCTGTGCTCGGGACGGCTGCGGGGCCGAACCGTCGTCGACGAGAACGCGGCCGGCGACGCGGTGATGGTCCGCGACCAGGAATACATCTACTGCCCTTGGCACCAATGGGGTTTCGAGCTCGCGACTGGCACCACCGCAGTCAAACCCGAGTGGAGCATCCGCACCTACCCGGTCCGAGTGGTGGGTAATGACGTGCTGGTGATGGCCTGA
- a CDS encoding amidohydrolase family protein, translated as MTVTEVQQRVPAAERIAVRCVDSDVHPVPKRGELVQYIPEPWRSKFFLEHKVGELIYYDAPDYAHSYAMRVDTFPPDGEFPGSDPDMAFRQLIMEAGSDIAILEPGGRTPRLPEAHQAMSSALNDWQDKHWLDSHNNWHQRWRGSICVAIEDPQGAAREIERWAGHPYMAQVLLKAEPRPSWGHPMYDPVWAAATKHDIVVSCHLSRSNYEMLPMPPVGFPSYNHDFMVTYSLLAANQVMSLIFDGVFDRFPTLRIVFVEHAFTWVLPLMWRMDAIYEARKSRMDIKRKPSEYLKEHIKFTTQPLDYPEDKTELTRVLEWMECDKILLYSSDYPHWTFDDPRWLVKHLPKAAREAVMFKNGIATYHLPETVPVLEGQVRVF; from the coding sequence ATGACGGTGACAGAAGTTCAACAGCGGGTTCCGGCGGCCGAACGCATCGCCGTGCGGTGCGTGGACTCCGATGTTCACCCGGTGCCCAAGCGCGGCGAACTGGTTCAGTACATCCCCGAGCCGTGGCGGAGCAAGTTTTTCCTCGAACATAAGGTCGGCGAGCTGATCTACTATGACGCTCCCGACTACGCGCACTCCTACGCGATGCGGGTGGACACCTTCCCGCCGGACGGCGAGTTCCCGGGCAGCGACCCGGATATGGCGTTTCGGCAGCTGATCATGGAGGCAGGTTCAGACATCGCCATTCTGGAGCCGGGCGGTCGCACACCTCGCCTGCCCGAAGCCCACCAGGCGATGTCGTCGGCCCTCAACGACTGGCAGGACAAGCACTGGCTCGATAGCCACAACAACTGGCACCAGCGGTGGCGCGGGTCGATCTGCGTGGCGATCGAGGACCCCCAAGGCGCGGCCCGCGAAATCGAGCGATGGGCCGGGCACCCGTACATGGCCCAAGTTCTGCTCAAGGCCGAGCCCCGCCCGTCCTGGGGTCATCCGATGTATGACCCGGTGTGGGCCGCTGCGACCAAGCACGACATCGTGGTGAGCTGCCACCTGTCTCGCAGCAACTACGAGATGCTGCCGATGCCGCCGGTGGGGTTCCCCAGCTACAACCACGATTTCATGGTGACCTATTCGCTGCTGGCCGCGAACCAGGTGATGAGTCTGATCTTCGACGGTGTGTTCGACCGCTTCCCGACGCTGCGGATCGTATTCGTCGAGCACGCCTTCACCTGGGTGCTGCCGCTGATGTGGCGGATGGACGCGATCTACGAAGCCCGCAAGTCCCGGATGGATATCAAACGCAAGCCATCGGAATACCTCAAGGAGCACATCAAGTTCACGACGCAGCCACTGGATTACCCGGAGGACAAGACCGAGCTGACTCGGGTGCTGGAGTGGATGGAGTGCGACAAGATTCTGCTGTACTCCTCGGACTACCCGCACTGGACCTTCGATGACCCGCGCTGGCTGGTCAAGCATCTGCCGAAAGCGGCACGCGAAGCCGTCATGTTCAAAAACGGCATTGCGACCTATCACCTTCCCGAGACGGTTCCTGTTCTCGAAGGTCAGGTGCGGGTGTTCTAA
- a CDS encoding amidohydrolase family protein, whose product MIQHPDGTRTPLVDASVHIFFTSTPDLRNFLREPFKSRGFPDYEMDWYGAPGGEYAPNTRGPDRGYPGSDPEFVGNHLFNERGVDVAVLHPMGRGIMPDRHLGSALCAAHNEMMVSRWLESPTFGERFRGTIRLNPDDIAGALRELAKYRDHPRVVQIGVPLQSRELYGKPQFWPLWEAAADAKLPVAVHIETGEGIGFPPTPSGHTRTYEQYVSFMALNYLYHLMNMIAEGVFERFPGVKFVWADGAADFLTPFIWRMDVFGRPHLEQTPWAPRIPSDYLPGHVYFVAGSFDGPGDAEFADQWFSFTGKENMVMFGSSYPHWHCWDAGKLPRALTAEQREKVCWRNAAELYGIDIPAQLAAQ is encoded by the coding sequence GTGATACAGCACCCGGACGGAACGCGTACGCCGCTTGTCGACGCGAGCGTGCACATCTTTTTCACGTCCACGCCCGACCTCCGCAATTTCCTGCGTGAGCCGTTCAAGAGCCGCGGCTTTCCGGACTATGAGATGGACTGGTACGGGGCGCCCGGCGGCGAATATGCGCCCAACACCCGCGGTCCGGATCGCGGCTATCCGGGCTCCGACCCGGAATTCGTCGGCAATCATCTGTTCAACGAGCGGGGCGTCGATGTGGCGGTCCTGCATCCAATGGGCCGGGGCATCATGCCTGACCGGCATTTGGGCAGCGCGCTGTGCGCGGCGCACAACGAGATGATGGTGTCGCGCTGGCTGGAATCCCCGACCTTCGGTGAGCGGTTTCGCGGGACCATCCGGCTGAACCCCGACGACATTGCCGGCGCCCTGCGCGAGCTCGCGAAATACCGGGACCACCCCCGTGTGGTACAGATCGGTGTTCCGCTGCAGTCACGCGAGCTCTACGGCAAACCGCAGTTCTGGCCGCTGTGGGAGGCCGCGGCCGACGCCAAACTTCCGGTGGCCGTGCATATCGAGACCGGCGAAGGCATTGGTTTTCCGCCGACGCCGTCGGGCCACACCCGGACCTACGAGCAGTACGTCAGCTTCATGGCGCTGAACTACCTGTACCACTTGATGAACATGATCGCCGAGGGGGTGTTCGAACGGTTCCCCGGCGTGAAGTTCGTGTGGGCCGATGGTGCCGCGGACTTCCTGACGCCGTTCATCTGGCGGATGGATGTCTTCGGTCGGCCACACCTCGAGCAAACACCGTGGGCGCCGCGGATACCCAGCGACTATCTGCCGGGGCACGTGTATTTCGTTGCGGGCAGCTTCGACGGTCCCGGCGACGCCGAGTTCGCCGACCAGTGGTTTAGCTTCACAGGCAAAGAAAACATGGTGATGTTCGGGTCGAGCTATCCGCACTGGCACTGCTGGGATGCCGGCAAGCTGCCCAGAGCGCTCACCGCCGAGCAGCGCGAGAAGGTGTGCTGGCGTAATGCCGCCGAGCTGTACGGCATAGACATCCCGGCCCAGTTGGCCGCACAGTAG